A genome region from Manihot esculenta cultivar AM560-2 chromosome 5, M.esculenta_v8, whole genome shotgun sequence includes the following:
- the LOC110614284 gene encoding oil body-associated protein 1A translates to MAAHPEVPGDPTPTSTNLLETATAAVQGFGPTNKIHQHLCAFHFYGDDMTRQVEAHHFCGHQNEEMRQCLIYNSPESDARLIGVEYIISENLFLTLPDVEKPLWHSHVYEVKSGVLFMPGVPSLVQRQDLEKVAKTYGKTFHFWQVDKGDNLPLGLPQLMLSLTGEGQLYDDLARDVEKRYGISFEKERENRAYMEGPEHGIHPLANAEGKGRKTHLREVDCKPIDTVPRVFA, encoded by the exons ATGGCTGCTCACCCAGAAGTTCCCGGCGATCCAACCCCGACCTCCACCAACCTCCTTGAGACGGCCACAGCTGCCGTCCAAGGCTTTGGTCCCACTAACAAAATTCACCAGCACCTCTGCGC ATTCCATTTTTACGGAGATGACATGACTCGGCAAGTAGAAGCACACCACTTCTGCGGGCATCAGAACGAGGAAATGCGGCAATGCCTTATATACAACAGTCCAGAATCGGACGCTCGGCTAATTGGGGTGGAGTATATTATCTCTGAGAACCTGTTTCTGACGCTTCCTGACGTGGAGAAACCTCTGTGGCACTCCCATGTGTACGAGGTGAAGAGTGGCGTCCTGTTTATGCCTGGAGTTCCCAGTCTTGTACAGAGACAGGATCTTGAGAAAGTGGCCAAGACTTATGGGAAGACCTTCCACTTCTGGCAAGTTGACAAGGGAGACAATCTCCCTCTTGGGTTGCCCCAGCTGATGCTGTCCCTCACCGGGGAGGGCCAGCTTTACGATGATCTTGCCAGAG ATGTGGAGAAGCGTTATGGGATAAGCTTTGAGAAAGAGAGGGAGAACAGAGCGTACATGGAAGGGCCGGAGCATGGGATACATCCGCTTGCAAATGCGGAGGGAAAAGGGCGGAAGACTCACCTGCGAGAGGTGGACTGCAAGCCAATAGACACTGTTCCCAGGGTGTTCGCGTGA